The Deltaproteobacteria bacterium genome includes a region encoding these proteins:
- a CDS encoding MBL fold metallo-hydrolase: MTPKSSKRGRFAKVSPQVIHLGGEHTVTGSCHLLQISSLNILVDCGLAQGTDAVCPMEKWPVQPRELDYVFLTHAHIDHIGRLPELVSNEFHGEIIATHPTKALLGPMLRDAMGFSEKTDDQAARLSQVIDEQSWGFEYDRRFDLKNGVRFTLGPAGHILGSCFIRFVSDDPPWSVVFSGDLGAKNTPILPDPSIPEPCDLLILESTYGDRLHEERKDRVRRLGKVLTSAMSDGGKVFIPAFALGRIQELIYEIDRLLSDRDFQQQFPALNSQSAIRNPKSGLPVFVDSPLGLEITEIYSSLAKYWDKEANDLLYHGDHPIDFDHLYAVKNYHDHLKLLELPGPYIVLAGSGMCSGGRIVEHLKAGLEDPANDVCFVAYQAPGTPGRDIIRYGKRPGGYVCLNGERVTIKAKIHVLPGYSAHADQNGLIEWVESMPEKPKAIKLVHGEPQAQSALGSILKEKGYHMLMN, from the coding sequence CTGACGCCGAAATCGAGCAAAAGGGGGCGTTTTGCAAAGGTCTCGCCACAAGTCATCCACCTGGGAGGAGAACACACTGTCACTGGGTCATGTCATCTGCTTCAGATAAGTAGTCTGAACATACTTGTTGACTGTGGACTGGCTCAAGGCACTGACGCGGTTTGCCCAATGGAAAAGTGGCCTGTTCAACCCCGGGAGTTGGACTATGTGTTCTTGACGCACGCACATATAGACCATATCGGCCGTCTGCCTGAACTTGTCTCCAATGAGTTTCATGGCGAAATCATCGCCACCCACCCTACCAAGGCGCTCCTTGGCCCCATGCTCAGGGATGCAATGGGCTTCTCTGAAAAAACAGACGATCAGGCAGCAAGACTCAGCCAGGTCATCGATGAGCAGTCATGGGGCTTTGAATACGATCGTAGGTTTGACCTGAAAAATGGGGTGAGGTTCACGCTGGGTCCAGCGGGACACATCCTCGGATCATGCTTTATCCGCTTTGTGTCAGACGATCCCCCCTGGTCCGTGGTGTTCTCCGGAGACCTTGGCGCAAAAAACACCCCGATTCTGCCGGACCCGTCAATTCCGGAACCGTGTGACCTGCTTATCCTCGAATCCACTTATGGAGACAGGCTTCACGAAGAAAGAAAAGACAGGGTACGCAGGCTCGGCAAGGTGCTGACCTCTGCCATGTCAGACGGGGGCAAGGTCTTCATCCCTGCTTTTGCCCTTGGCCGGATTCAGGAACTCATCTATGAGATAGACAGACTCCTTTCAGATCGAGACTTCCAGCAGCAATTTCCTGCACTCAATTCGCAATCGGCAATCCGCAATCCAAAATCCGGTCTTCCAGTATTTGTCGATTCTCCGCTGGGCCTTGAAATAACTGAGATCTATTCCTCCCTCGCAAAGTATTGGGACAAAGAAGCCAATGATCTTCTCTACCACGGAGACCATCCTATCGACTTTGATCACCTTTATGCAGTGAAGAATTACCACGATCATTTGAAACTCCTTGAACTCCCCGGTCCGTATATTGTTCTGGCAGGCAGTGGCATGTGTTCGGGCGGAAGGATTGTCGAACACCTTAAGGCTGGGCTTGAAGACCCGGCAAACGATGTCTGTTTCGTAGCCTATCAGGCGCCCGGAACACCGGGAAGGGATATTATCCGATATGGCAAGAGACCGGGAGGCTATGTCTGTCTGAATGGAGAAAGGGTAACCATCAAGGCAAAAATCCACGTCCTCCCCGGCTATTCCGCCCATGCCGATCAAAACGGTCTCATTGAATGGGTTGAATCCATGCCTGAAAAACCAAAGGCGATTAAACTGGTTCACGGTGAACCTCAAGCCCAAAGCGCCCTGGGGAGCATCCTTAAAGAAAAAGGATACCACATGCTTATGAATTGA